A window of Hymenobacter siberiensis genomic DNA:
TCGGGACATTCAAATTTTGTTGAACAGCGACGAGCAGACCGGGCGCCGCCCGGCCCTGGAACTGGCTGCCGTGCTGGGCATCTGCACGCGCACGGTGGAACGGGTACGCCGTCAGTTCTGCGAGGAAGGCCTGAAGATGTTCGAGCCGAAAGTACGTAAAACGCGCTCTGACAAGAAGATAGATGGTCGGGTAGAAGCCCATCTGACGGTCTTGCTCTGCCAAAGTCCCCCCGACGACCACCCGCGCTGGCAGTTGGGGATGCTGGCCAACCGGCTGGTGGAGTTGCAGGTAGTCGAGCATATTTCGACCACAATGGTGGTGCGGCTGCTAAAAAAAACGAACTTAAGCCTTTTCAGGGCCCCATGCAATGGGTGATTCCGGCCGAAGAGAACGCGGCCTTTGTGTGCCAGATGGAGCAGGTGCTCGACGTGTACGAGCAGCCCTACGACGCGGATTTTCCCGTCGTGTGCCTGGACGAATCGCCTAAACAACTACTCGATTACCAAGAATTTACTGCTTCCAACGGGCAGCCACACCGCGATTCGGAATACGTGCGCCGGGGCGTGGTGGAGTTGTTCGTCGCCACCGAACCGTTGCGCGGTTGGCGCGAGTTGACCGTGGAGAACGACCACAAAGCCGCCACGTGGGTGCAGTTCGTGGCCCGGCTAATGGACACGACCTCCCGGGAAGCGAAAAAAGTGCGCTGGGTGATGGACAACCTGAGTACGCACCGAATCAGCAACTTCTACGCCCACTTCCCACCGGAAGTCGCCCGGGCCTATGTGCAGCGGATGGAAATCATTTACACCCCCGTCCACGGGTCGTGGCTGAATATGGCTGAAATTGAATTCTCCGTCCTCACGCGCCAAGTGCTTGACCGCTCCTTTTCGAGCAAAGAAGCCGTGCAGGCGGTCGTCGAACGGTGGAAAAACAAGCAAAATGCCAACCTAAAACCGCGCAACTGGCAATTCAAAACCGCTGATGCCCGCATTAAATTAAGCCGATTATACCCGATTATTTAATGTTTTTTGACCAGTAGTGGGGGTTTTGTGCGTTAGGAAGCTGCTGAATACGCTTTCACCTCCTGCCGCGAAGTGCCCAGGCCGTCGATGCCCAACTCCACCACATCGCCGGGCCGGAGGTACACGGGCGGCTGCATGCCCAGGCCCACGCCGGCCGGCGTACCGGTCGAGATGATGTCGCCGGGCAGCAGCGTCATAAACTGGCTGAGATAGGAAATCAGGAAGGGAATCTTGAAAATGAGGTTGGCGGTGGTGCCGTCCTGCATCATTTGGCCGTTCACCGAGAGCCAGAGGCGTAGGTTGTCGACATCGCCAATCTCATCGGGCGTGGCCAGGAACGGGCCGACCGGCGCAAAGGTGTCGCAGCCCTTGCCCTTGTCCCAGGTGCCGCTGCGCTCCAGCTGGAACTCACGCTCCGACACGTCGTTGTGCAGCGCGTAGCCGGCGATGTAAGCGGGCGCATCAGCCTCCGTGATGTAGGAAGCGCGTTTGCCTATAACCACGGCCAGCTCCACTTCCCAGTCGGTTTTCACCGAGTTTTTGGGGATGATGAGGTCGTCGTTCGGCCCTACGTAGGCCGTGGTCGACTTCATGAACAGTACCGGCTCGGGCGGGGGCGTAGCGCCGGTTTCGCGGGCATGGTCGGCGTAGTTCAGGCCGATGCACAGGATTTTGGAAGGCCGGGCCACGGGCGGGCCGAGCCGTTCGTCAGCGGCGATGGGCGCGAGTTGGCCTTCGTTGGCCAGCAGGAATTCCCGGAGTCGTTGCAGGCCGTGGGAGGCGAAAAACGTCTCGTTGTAATCTTCTCCGAAGGCCGAAACGTCGAATTGTTGGTCCTGGATGATGACGCCCGGCTTCTCGTGGCCGGGCTGGCCGTAGCGGATGAGTTTCATTTGGTGGTGCAGATGAGGCAAATAGAAGCTGCAAGAACGTACTGCCATAGGGATTGCCAAAAAAAGAGCCATGACTTTCGCCACGGCTCTTTTCATAACGTTTTATCCATCAGCTGACTATTCGGCCGAAGAAGACTGCTGAAACTGCTTCATCATTTCCTTTCCCTGCTTGGCGTGGTTGGCCAGGAATTCGGCGTGCTGCTCCGGCGTACGTTGAGTGCCCAGACTGGCCAGGTGCTCGCGCAGCTTATCGGCGGGCATATCGGCCCCATAGTACGGCGTGCCGGGCTGCTGCCGCCACGACTCATGCAGGCTGCCATCGTCCACGGCATCAAAGCCCAGTTCATCCACCAGGGCCATTACTTGTTGCTTGGCGGCGGCATCATCGCCGGCCACGGGCAGGGAAATACGGCCAGGCATGCCAGCGGGCTGGCCCTTTTTTTTGAGGTGGTCGGCGTAGATGTTGTTGAACACCTTCACCACGGGGCGGCCCAGGTGCTGCTGCACCCATTCGCTTTCGGTCAGGTCGCTGCTTTCCAGCTCGGGTATCCGGCCATCGCGCAGCAGGGGGTAATAGTTGCTCGTATCAATAATCGGCACATCAGCTGGCACACCCTCAAACAGGTCTTTGGGCAGGTCGGGGATGTTTTTCAGCGGAATGGTTACCACGATAATTTCACCGTAGTGGGCCGCTTCCTGAGCCGTGGCGGGTGTTGCGCCGGTTTTCTGGGCCACACCCTTTAGGGTTTCGGGGCCGCGGGAGTTGGCAATGAGGACCGAGTGACCGAGACTTGTGAGCCGCACGGCAAGGGCGCTGCCGATGTGGCCGGCTCCAATGATTCCAATTTTCATGCGAGTACTTGATTAAATAGGACTTACGCATTTTGGGGTACTTTAAGCAAAACCGCCCGCTCATGCTGACCCAAACCGCTTACATCGAGTACCTGCTCAGTACGCCCACGAACTACACCTGCACGCATTTGACAGCCCATCTGCCCGATGTAAGCCACGACCAGGCAAATCAGTTTTTGCGCACGAGCACACTGCCCATCAATTAGTTGCGCGAATTAGTTCAGCCCTTGCTCCACGATTCGCCTGCGGTTTTTCTGCTCGTCGACGACAGCGTACAAGACCAACGCCACAACCGCTTTATCGCCCTGACCAAGCGGCTGTATTCGGGCAACGCGCACGGCATGGTCACCGGCATTGGGCTGGTCAATTTGGGGCATAGTAGCGGCGAAGCCGGGGATTTCCTACCCCTGGATTACCGCACCTACGCGCACCTGCGCGCCCGACCAAGAAGACCAAGACGAACAGACGAAAAACGACCATTTTCTGGCCATGTTTGACCAGGTTGCGGCGGAGGGCAAACTACTGGCACGCACCATTTTATTTGATTCCTGGTATGCGGGCAGCACGAATTTGAAACGCATTCATCGTGCCGGTTGGACGTTTTTCACGACCCTGAAAAGCAACCGGTTGGTGAGCCTGGCCAAAGAAAGCGGCTACCAAGGCCTGACTACGCTGGAGCCGCCGCCCGGCGGTTGGAGTCAGGGCGTGGAAGTGCGCCTGAAAGAAGTGCCCTTTGGCGTAAAACGCTTCAAGCTAGTGGCCACGAACGGCGACATTGAATGGGTGCAACCCAAATTGTCGCTTCCACCCTTCGGCAATGGTGCCGGATTTACGTTGTTATCGGCCCAGGCACCAACGGTGGCCCATTCAGCGCTACGCGCAGGGCTGACAATGCGACAATTTGGGTTGCACCCCATTGAATGGTTCATTACCAACCACTTGGCTGCTCATCTGACCCGCGAAATGGTGATTGAAGCCGTGCAGGTGCGTTGGCAGGTAGAGGAGTTTCACCGCAGCTTCAAACAGTTGACGGGGGTCGGAGAAGTGCCAGTGCCGGAAGGAGATGGCGCAACGCAACCACTTGGTCTGTTGTTACTTGGCCTGGGTATCGCTGCGTCAACACGTCCGCCGCATGGGGCAAACTATTTATCAGGCGTACCAACAGCAATGGGCACCCTACCTGCGGGATTTGCTCCAAAAACCACTCATTCAAGCACTTGTATAGTCGAGTGCGTAAGTTCTATTAAAGGGTTTTCGCAACAGCAATTGGTTGCTGCAAGCAGCTAAACAGTTTCGGCAGCCAATTGCTTTTTTAGAAGTGGGCAGCCGGCTGTTGGTAAATAGCCGCCGTTTCATTACCAGACGGTTGCTATTGTTTTGCGCGCAGCTAGCTGGCCACCCTGCTCACAAAGCGGGTGGAAGCGTAGTGGGACCACCTGATATCGTTCGGCCCACTTGTTCGTCAAGGTAGCTATCGGGAAGTGCCAGCAGGTGGTTGTGGGCGTCGCAGGCCCGGGAGAGCCTGTTGCACCAGATGCGAACAGACAGAAACCTGCGGGGCCTGCTTTCACAAACCTGAAGAATACAGGTATTTGCATTGTCGGTACTGGCTTGGGCGCGTTGCCCCATCCGCTTTTCACCGGCTCCACTCAACCTATCAATAACTTATGGCACCACGGTCAGCGCCGTTAACCCCGCCGTCACTTACACCACTACCATCTTTCAGTAATGAGCCCCCGTATGGCCTGCACAGTATTCCATTTTTACGCTACCAAAAGGCCAGGCTGTCACTGAAAAAACAAAAAGGCCCTTCACTGCAAGTGAAGGGCCTTTTTAGCAAACGGTAGCGGTCTGGACGGGACTCGAACCTGTGCTGTAAGCCGCTGGCTTCCAGAGGGATGTACACTTTTGCGTGTTTCGGATGCGCCACTTGGGGCTGTGCTTACTGCGCTACTAAATAATCCATAAATACTGCTATTCGGTGAGAGCTGCTTGCTATCTTCGATCTGAATCAAATAGCACAATCAAATGAAAACCAGCGCATATCTGCGGCCGATGGCCCGTAGTCTAGAGAGCATCGTCAGCGTGAGGTACACGCACAAACACAAGTACTTCGCAGTACGCACGGGTCTAACGATTTTGCCAAAGTTCTTCGATGAGGACAATGGCACTATCCGTAGGTCACACCCCGACAACATCAAGCTCAACGCCGTTATCCAGTTGAAGCGGTCGGCCGTGATGAACGCCGCCTTGGACGTGGTGCTGCGAGGGCTGGAGCCGACCGTCGATCTGGTGCGTGACCAACTCAACGGCGTGGTGTCAGCACCAACCAAGCAGGTAAAGCTGCACGAGCCCAAAGCGTTACCGCCAGTGCTCGCACCGGACCCGGAGCCCAGGAAGAAGGGCCGACCCAGCAAGGCAGACTTGGCAGCAAAAGAAGCGGCCAGGACTCTGACCGAGCCCGTGCCCACACCGGTACTGCTGCCGACCACGGGCACGTCACGACGCTTCCACGAGCTGCTGATCATGTACGGCAACGGCTCGGTGCACGACGCCGCCTCCACGAAGAAGGACAAGAAGCTGTTCGTGAAGGTGGTCCACGAGTTTCAGGCGTGGCACGACGCACCGATGGAGTTTGCAAAGATGGACGCTTGGTTCTACGAGCGGCTGGCGAAGTACTTTCTCGACGTGCGGGGTGGGTTCAACAACATCTTCGGCAAGCGGATCAAGGAGCTGAAGGCGTTCCTGCGGTGGTGCGAGACCGAGCACAACGTCAAGGTGCACCAAGCCTACCGGAAGTGGAAGGTGTACCAGGAGGAAAAAGAGATCGTCTTCCTGACCGAGGAAGAGATCGACAAGGTGTGGGCCATCAAGCACCTGAACGGCACGATGGCCCGCTACCGTGACATCTTCGTGTTCGCCTGCATCACCGGCTTCCGCTGGTCGGACATCATTCGCAGCAAGCAGATGGTTGTGCAAAACGGCTTGCTCACGATCCTAACACAGAAAAACAGGGGCAATGCTAAGGTGCCGATGACGGATCGCATACGGCTCATCCTAGATAGGTATAACGGCGATCTGAACGTCGTGCCGCTGCCCAAGCTCAACCTCGCAGTGAAGGAGTTGGCGCAGATGGCGGGGCTCGACAAGCCGGTCCACTACTACCGCCACAAGCTGCGGGAGGCAGTTGTCTACGAGGAGCCGATGTGGAAGCTGCTCTCGATGCACTGCGGTCGGCGCAGCTTCATCACGAACTCGTTCACAAAGGGGTTCTCGGTGAACGAGATCCTGGAGATGATCGGCAGCAGCGACGCCAAGGTGTTGGGCGGCTATCTGGCCATCACAGGCAGCCACCTGGTGCAGCGTACGAAGCAGCTGAGCGAGTAGGGTAGGCCTAAAACAAAAAAAGCCCCGCAGTGATGAGCTGCGGGGCTTTTCTGTTGATGTTACTACATGGTCGATTTAGGCGGCTTGGTTACAGCGTCTGTTATAGACCAGCCTGCGTCAATACGTAAGCGCACCCGGGTGTAGACCACATTATCGTAGGAGGGTAAGAACGATTCAATCGCTTCACCAAGCGAAGTTTTTACCCCCTTAAAATGCACAGGGCGGACCGTTGCTTTATTTCGATGGACGGTTTTCCGGTCAGCAAAGCAGCAGTTGGCTGGGCTGTAGGGTAGGGTTTTATCACGACGCATTAGGTTAAGACGAGGCTCATAGCCGTTGTCTAACGCCCAATCAGCAAACCGACTATTGCCGTTTTTATCCATCCATTCGGGGCAAATAGTTGCGCCTCTTCCGCCATATGCAGCAAAGTGTCTGCCGTTAGGATTTGTGCAGTATGTTTTCAAACTGGCATGAATACTCTTCAGCTTTTTGACGCTATCGTTGCGGTCTTGTTCGTTGCGCATGGACTAATTGGCGAAAAGTTCTTCGGCGGTACAGTAGCGGTCATCGAAGTAGTCAGATGCGGCGCTGCGTACGTCGTCTAGATCAAGCGTCTGGTTGCTGTCGAGGTTGCGGGGCCACAGGTCGTCACGCTGTAGTTCTTCAATGGCCTCGGCTCTGTAGTAGCTGGCCAGCACGTTGCCGTAAATGTAGTCGGGGTCGAACTCGCTTAGTTTGACGGCGTCGTCGTGACGGACGACTACCTCTGGCATGACCTCCTCGTGCCACGTCACCACGTAGTTGAGCACGTCCGTGACGTCGGCCGGTGCGGTTCGCAGCTTCTCTTCCAGCTTACCAATAAGGCTACTACTGATGTTGAGGATGACGCCGAGCCTGTAGAGTGACTCCTGGGACATGGCCAGGTCGTCACGCAATTGCTGTTTGGTAATGAAGGGTTGTTTCATGATGTTAGTGGGTTACTTGCGTTTGTAGTGAAAGCTGCGCTTGGTGGGTGTTGCCTTCGTAATGGCCGCAGCGATGCCTTTCACTGTCGTATCGGGCTGTTTGGCTACTGCTTGTTCTGCCTCTTGCTCGAAGGCTGCGGCAATGGCTTCACGGTGTTCACGGCGCTTATAGCGGATCGCTTTGAGGTTAGCTTCGTCAGCGGCGAAAGCGTCATTGCGGTCACGCCAGATGGCGAGGTTGTGCTCCTTGAAGGAGGGCGGGTTGTCGATGCTGAAGCGACGGTAGTACTTTCGGAAAGCGTCGACTGCGCAGAATGCCTCGACGAGCGCTTCGGCGATGGGTGCAGTGGTCACCTTGAAGTCGCACGTGTAATAGTGCATGATCGGCGAAAGGGCCTCGCACCATTTCAAGGCGTACTCGAATATGGCGGCGGCGT
This region includes:
- a CDS encoding helix-turn-helix domain-containing protein, with translation MTLYRLYLTADERQTLEGWQKKYKAHSAKLRDIQILLNSDEQTGRRPALELAAVLGICTRTVERVRRQFCEEGLKMFEPKVRKTRSDKKIDGRVEAHLTVLLCQSPPDDHPRWQLGMLANRLVELQVVEHISTTMVVRLLKKTNLSLFRAPCNG
- a CDS encoding IS630 family transposase, whose amino-acid sequence is MQWVIPAEENAAFVCQMEQVLDVYEQPYDADFPVVCLDESPKQLLDYQEFTASNGQPHRDSEYVRRGVVELFVATEPLRGWRELTVENDHKAATWVQFVARLMDTTSREAKKVRWVMDNLSTHRISNFYAHFPPEVARAYVQRMEIIYTPVHGSWLNMAEIEFSVLTRQVLDRSFSSKEAVQAVVERWKNKQNANLKPRNWQFKTADARIKLSRLYPII
- a CDS encoding fumarylacetoacetate hydrolase family protein, whose protein sequence is MKLIRYGQPGHEKPGVIIQDQQFDVSAFGEDYNETFFASHGLQRLREFLLANEGQLAPIAADERLGPPVARPSKILCIGLNYADHARETGATPPPEPVLFMKSTTAYVGPNDDLIIPKNSVKTDWEVELAVVIGKRASYITEADAPAYIAGYALHNDVSEREFQLERSGTWDKGKGCDTFAPVGPFLATPDEIGDVDNLRLWLSVNGQMMQDGTTANLIFKIPFLISYLSQFMTLLPGDIISTGTPAGVGLGMQPPVYLRPGDVVELGIDGLGTSRQEVKAYSAAS
- a CDS encoding NADPH-dependent F420 reductase, whose protein sequence is MKIGIIGAGHIGSALAVRLTSLGHSVLIANSRGPETLKGVAQKTGATPATAQEAAHYGEIIVVTIPLKNIPDLPKDLFEGVPADVPIIDTSNYYPLLRDGRIPELESSDLTESEWVQQHLGRPVVKVFNNIYADHLKKKGQPAGMPGRISLPVAGDDAAAKQQVMALVDELGFDAVDDGSLHESWRQQPGTPYYGADMPADKLREHLASLGTQRTPEQHAEFLANHAKQGKEMMKQFQQSSSAE